The genomic stretch TTAACGATTGAGCCAGACCGGCGCGATCTGCGTGCCGAGCCCTGCGCCATAGCCGAGGTAGATGTTCAACCCGGCCAACGCTTCCAGATAACGCGCGTTTACCAAACCGCCGGCATCCACGGTTTTCCAACCCAGGCTTTGCGCAAGAGCAACGGCGGTTTGTTTGGCTCGTGCGCTATCGCTGGCCAGGAACACGCTGCCTTGCTGCTCGTTGGCAAATGTGGGACCGCTGGCCAGCACTTGGGCGAACAGGGTGTTGAAGCCCTTGACCAGCTCCACACCTGGCAGCGCCTTGGCGATTTCCTCCGCTGCACTGGTGCTGTGGCCGATGGTCAGACCCATGTAGTCGGCTGTCAGCGGGTTGGTGATGTCGATGACCACTTTGCCTTCGAGACTGCCCAGACTTTTCAGCGCGGTTAAGGCGTCCTGGTAAGCAGTGGCGACGATCACCACTTCGTTCTGGCCAAGGGCCTGATCAGCGGCGAATGCTTCGACGTTTTGATGCTGCGCGGCGAGGGCGTGCGCCTTGTCCAGATCACGGCCGGTGATACGAACATGGTGTCCAAACTGGGACAACTGTTGAGCGAAAGCCGAGCCCATGTTGCCGGTACCGATAAGGGTAATGTTCATGTCTTTTGCCTCGTGCTGTGTGTGATGGGATCCAGTTTAAAGATTCGATTTACGAGATAAACATGATTTAATGTGACTTATAGTTCCGATAAGTGAGGCAATAATGGATCGCGCGTTGGAGATGCAGGTGTTTTGCGCCGTGGTCGACAAGGGCAGCTTTGTCGGTGCCGTCGATGCGCTGGAAATGTCCAAGGCCGCCGTTTCCAGGCATGTAAATGCGCTGGAGGAACGCCTGGGCGTACGCCTGCTGCAACGCACCACGCGACGCTTATCACTGACCGAAGAAGGACGGGTTTTCTACCAGCAAGCGCGGGAAGTGCTGGCGTTGATGGGGGAGGCGGAAAGCGCTGTTTCTTCGGGCAACCATGAGCCTGCCGGCGTGCTGCGGGTCAATGCGCCGGTGAGTTTTGGTGTGTTGCACCTGGCGCCGCTGTGGACTGCCTTTTTGGAGCAAAACCCGAAGATTGAGCTGGATATCAGCCTGAACGATCGCCAGGTCGATTTGGTGGAGGAGGGGTATGACGTCGCGGTGCGCATCGCCCGGTTGGAAAGCTCTTCACTGGTGGGGCGCCGGTTTGCCAGCACGCGGATGCGCCTGTGTGCAGCCCCGAGCTACATCAAAAGCCATGCACCAGTAGAAGTGCCGCAAGACCTGGCCGAGCACCGGGTGATTGCCTATAGCAACTTTTCCAGTGGGAACGAATGGAGTTTTACCGGGCCCGATGGCGAGCATAAGGTCAACACGCGTTCGGTCATTCGCTGCAATAACGGTGATACATGCCGATCTATTGCGTTGACTGCTGGCGGCATTTTGCTGCAGCCAAGCTTTATGGTAAGTGAGGATCTTCGGCGGGGTGATCTGGTGGAGTTGCTACCGGAGTATCGCTCGGTAGAACTGGGTATTTATGCCGTCTACCCAACCCGCAAACACCTGGCATCCAAGGTGCGGGCATTTATCAATTTTCTGGTCGAACAGTTTGAGCAGGTCGACTGGGAGTCCGGCTACCCAGCACAAAAGAGCCAAGCCCGGGCTGCAAAGAAGATGTAACACTCCTTGCAGCCCACTGGCCATTAACGCCGAATGACCTTAGGTCTTCTTCGGATCGTCGCCGAACAGCTTGCCTGCACCGGCCCAATCCGATGGCGCCACGTCTTCAAAAATGACGTAGATGTAATTGGCATCGGTACCGGTGTTTTTCACGATGCTCTGGGTGATTTCTGCAGCGACAGCTTCCTTCGCGGCGTGGTCTTTTCCTTCGAACCAGCTGACTCGTACAACGGGCATGGAGTGATCCTCTATTCAGGTTGGGTTTAGCGCGATTAGGGCTAACCATGCGGTCAGTCCGGGCTCAGCCAATCAATGCAGCAGAGCAGTCGAGAGAGAATAGGAGAGATACAGAAGGCGATAAACACGCTGTAAATCGCCTATATGTAGAAATTATTTCTCCAATCAGCCCGCCATTTACCGGCGCACCGGCGATCAACAGTTGCTAAGTACCGCTAGGGGCTGTTGCCATTTCACATGGGTAGCCATAGGAAGGCACAGGCCATGGCCACCACGCTCTCGTAATTTCTCTTGAGCTTGTCGAATCGAGATGCCACCGCCCGGTAATGCTTCAGCCGGGCAAAGGCGTTTTCCACCAGGTGCCGATTGCGGTAAAGACCTCTGTCCAGATCCGCGTTGCCTTTCACGGAGTTACGCTTTCTCGGGATCACGGCCTTGGCCCCTTGTAGCTCAACCTGCTCCCGGATTCTCTCGCTGTCATAGCCCTTATCCGCGACGATGGTTTCTGCCGCCGGGAGCTTGGAAATCAACGCGGGTGCCTGAGTGCAGTCATTGATTTGGCCACCTGTGATTTCAAACTCGATGGGCAAGCCGTGGGCGTCCACCGCCAGGTGAATCTTGCTGGTATTGCCAGCTCGACTTTTCCCTATAGCCTCATCGTTGCCGCTGGCAGCGCCTGCACTGTGCTGTGCGACCTACTGTGGCGTAGTTGGAATTCCAGTTTCGTGCAGCTACCCCGCAGTTCATCTGGGGGTAGGTTGACGGGAAGCTCGCAGGCTGAGGCTTTCGGGACCACACCAGTGGAACACGCACTCATGTCGAACAACTACCTTGAAGCCAGGATGTGGCGCTATTGAGTCTCGGCGCGACTGGAGCCCAACTGGTGTCAGAGCAGGTGCCGTGTCACCGCTGCGCTTCGC from Pseudomonas fluorescens encodes the following:
- a CDS encoding LysR family transcriptional regulator encodes the protein MDRALEMQVFCAVVDKGSFVGAVDALEMSKAAVSRHVNALEERLGVRLLQRTTRRLSLTEEGRVFYQQAREVLALMGEAESAVSSGNHEPAGVLRVNAPVSFGVLHLAPLWTAFLEQNPKIELDISLNDRQVDLVEEGYDVAVRIARLESSSLVGRRFASTRMRLCAAPSYIKSHAPVEVPQDLAEHRVIAYSNFSSGNEWSFTGPDGEHKVNTRSVIRCNNGDTCRSIALTAGGILLQPSFMVSEDLRRGDLVELLPEYRSVELGIYAVYPTRKHLASKVRAFINFLVEQFEQVDWESGYPAQKSQARAAKKM
- a CDS encoding tautomerase family protein, whose product is MPVVRVSWFEGKDHAAKEAVAAEITQSIVKNTGTDANYIYVIFEDVAPSDWAGAGKLFGDDPKKT